A single window of Archangium gephyra DNA harbors:
- a CDS encoding alpha/beta hydrolase: protein MKTMKLPLAPHRRSLLGALLLGSFSALVACASPSASVARPTPGLAPGDTANGADNFYTSDRVTVQKVVFKNQYKMNVVGNLFVPKDLNRGAQNPAVVVGHPMGAVKEQSANLYATKMAEQGFVTLSLDLSFWGESDGQPRSTVAPDIYAEDFSAAVDFLRTQPFVDRERIGAIGICGSGSFVISAAKIDPRIKAIATVSMYDMGAANRNGLRHSVTLEQRKKFLEEAALQRDVEFAGGETRYTSGTPEELSDQSTAIDREFYDFYRTSRGHRPNTTTHPTLSSNTRFMNFYPFTDIETISPRPMLFIAGENAHSREFSDEAYRLAGDPKELVIVPGAGHVDLYDRVHLIPFDKLTTFFRNNLN from the coding sequence ATGAAGACAATGAAACTGCCCCTCGCGCCCCACCGGCGTTCCTTGCTCGGTGCACTTCTGCTCGGTTCATTCTCCGCACTGGTGGCCTGCGCATCGCCCTCGGCATCGGTGGCGCGTCCAACGCCGGGCCTCGCGCCGGGGGACACGGCCAACGGTGCGGACAACTTCTACACGAGCGACAGGGTCACCGTTCAGAAGGTCGTCTTCAAGAACCAATACAAGATGAATGTCGTGGGGAACCTGTTCGTTCCCAAGGACCTGAATCGCGGCGCACAGAATCCGGCGGTCGTCGTCGGACATCCCATGGGTGCGGTCAAGGAGCAGAGCGCGAACCTGTACGCCACGAAGATGGCGGAGCAAGGATTCGTCACCCTGTCCCTGGACCTGTCTTTCTGGGGCGAGAGTGACGGCCAACCCCGCAGTACTGTTGCACCGGACATCTATGCCGAGGACTTCAGCGCCGCGGTGGACTTCCTGCGCACCCAGCCGTTTGTCGACAGGGAGCGGATTGGCGCTATCGGAATTTGCGGCAGCGGGAGCTTCGTCATCAGTGCGGCCAAGATCGATCCGCGCATCAAGGCCATCGCCACCGTCAGCATGTACGACATGGGCGCTGCCAACCGCAACGGGCTCAGGCATTCGGTGACTCTCGAGCAGAGAAAGAAGTTCCTCGAGGAGGCAGCGCTGCAGCGCGATGTGGAGTTCGCGGGTGGTGAAACCCGATATACGAGCGGGACGCCCGAAGAGCTGAGTGACCAGTCAACCGCGATTGATCGCGAGTTCTACGACTTCTACCGCACTTCGCGGGGTCATCGCCCGAATACCACGACGCATCCGACGCTCAGCAGCAACACCAGGTTCATGAACTTCTACCCGTTCACGGACATCGAGACGATCTCCCCTCGGCCGATGCTCTTCATCGCGGGCGAGAACGCTCATTCCAGGGAGTTCAGCGACGAAGCCTACCGGCTTGCCGGTGACCCCAAGGAACTGGTCATCGTGCCTGGCGCTGGTCACGTGGATCTCTACGATCGTGTCCACCTCATTCCCTTTGACAAGTTGACCACTTTCTTCCGGAACAATCTGAATTGA
- a CDS encoding MFS transporter, translating to MSIPLAGTPMAPAPRSASWGAVFALTLCVSTLIASEFMPVSLLTPIASDLHLSEGRAGQAIAVSGLFALLTSLFIASVARSVDRRKLLLGLTGVMLASGFVTALAPSFTVLMLGRALIGIVIGGFWSLSAATVMRLVPERDVPRALALLNGGNALATTIAAPLGSFLGQYIGWRGAFFVVVPLAAITLVWQFFTLPPMPTEGAAPPPSTFALLRRPKALWGILAVTLFFMGQFALFTYLRPFLETVTRVGVSTLSLLLLGMGIAGLLGTYLIGFLVARRLSAVLIAAPVAMAVIAIALAVFGRSLAATAVLLVGWGLIGTAAPVAWWTWLSRTLPRDAEAGGGLMVAAIQLAITAGASLGGLLFDRSGYQSTFVVSAALLGGAALLAIRASRDACVGDTEVRMASLKRAA from the coding sequence ATGTCCATCCCACTCGCCGGCACGCCCATGGCGCCGGCCCCGCGCTCCGCGTCATGGGGCGCAGTGTTCGCGCTCACCCTGTGCGTCTCGACGCTCATCGCGTCCGAGTTCATGCCGGTGAGCCTCCTGACGCCCATCGCGTCGGACCTCCACCTGAGCGAAGGCCGCGCCGGCCAGGCGATTGCCGTGTCCGGCCTCTTCGCCTTGCTGACGAGCCTCTTCATCGCGTCCGTGGCCAGGTCCGTCGACCGCCGGAAGCTGCTCCTCGGCCTCACCGGCGTGATGCTGGCTTCGGGCTTCGTGACCGCCCTGGCGCCGAGCTTCACCGTGCTCATGCTGGGCCGTGCGCTCATCGGCATTGTCATCGGCGGCTTCTGGTCGTTGTCGGCGGCCACCGTCATGCGGCTGGTCCCCGAGCGCGACGTGCCGCGTGCACTTGCCCTGCTGAACGGTGGCAACGCGCTGGCCACCACCATCGCGGCGCCGCTCGGCAGCTTCCTGGGCCAGTACATCGGGTGGCGGGGTGCGTTCTTCGTGGTCGTTCCTCTCGCGGCCATCACCCTCGTGTGGCAGTTCTTCACCTTGCCCCCCATGCCCACGGAAGGCGCCGCTCCGCCTCCGAGCACGTTCGCCCTCCTTCGACGCCCCAAGGCGCTGTGGGGCATTCTGGCGGTCACGCTCTTCTTCATGGGCCAGTTCGCCCTCTTCACGTACCTGCGACCCTTCCTGGAGACGGTCACACGGGTCGGGGTGTCCACCCTCTCGCTGCTCCTGTTGGGGATGGGCATCGCTGGGCTCCTGGGCACGTATCTCATCGGGTTCCTCGTGGCCAGGCGGCTGTCCGCGGTGCTCATCGCCGCGCCGGTGGCGATGGCCGTCATCGCGATCGCGCTCGCCGTCTTCGGCCGGTCCCTCGCGGCAACGGCCGTCCTCCTCGTGGGGTGGGGGCTCATCGGCACGGCGGCGCCGGTCGCGTGGTGGACATGGCTCAGCCGCACGCTGCCACGCGACGCGGAGGCTGGCGGCGGCCTCATGGTCGCGGCCATTCAGCTCGCCATCACGGCTGGCGCCTCGCTCGGAGGGCTGCTGTTCGACCGTAGCGGCTACCAGAGCACGTTCGTGGTGAGCGCCGCACTGCTCGGGGGAGCGGCCCTCCTGGCCATCCGGGCGTCGAGGGATGCCTGCGTTGGCGATACCGAGGTCCGCATGGCGTCGCTGAAGCGCGCCGCCTGA
- a CDS encoding thiamine pyrophosphate-requiring protein, translated as MSATVSDYLLYRLTQWGVRRIYGYPGDGINGILGALGRNSELQFIQTRHEEMAAFMACAHAKFTGEPGVCLATSGPGAIHLLNGLYDAKLDHQPVVAIVGQQKSMGLGGHYQQEVDLLSLFKDVASEYVTQVSHPSAIRHAVDRALRIARAERTVTCVIIPNDIQEEPYQSPPHKHGSIHSSVGYCEPRVIPQEKDLRRAADVLNAGKKVAMLVGAGALGAEEEIIEVADLLGTGVAKALLGKAVLPDELPFVTGSIGLLGTRPSWDMMMGCDTLLMVGTSFPYSEFLPPDGQARGVQIDLDGRMLAIRYPMEVPLTGDSKETLRALIPLLKRKEDRGWRESLEKGIRQWWKVLEGQAMNAADPLNPQRVFWELSPKLPGDVILTADSGSATNWFARDLKVRKGMMASLSGNLATMGCGVPYAIGAKFAFPHRPVIAMVGDGAMQMNGNAELITVAKYWKEWKDPRFIVLVLNNRDLNQVTWEQRVLAGDPKLPASQDLPDFPYARYADSVGLKGIRVDRPEQLARAWDEALSANKPVVFEAYVDPDVPPLPPHISIEQAKHFAQSMMKGDAHTGGILRQSLKGMMEQFKPRKD; from the coding sequence ATGAGTGCCACCGTCAGCGACTACCTGCTCTACCGCCTCACGCAGTGGGGCGTCCGCCGCATCTACGGCTACCCGGGCGACGGCATCAACGGCATCCTCGGCGCGCTCGGGCGCAACTCCGAGCTCCAGTTCATCCAGACGCGCCACGAGGAGATGGCGGCCTTCATGGCGTGCGCCCACGCCAAGTTCACCGGCGAGCCTGGCGTGTGCCTGGCCACCTCGGGCCCCGGCGCCATCCACCTGCTCAACGGCCTCTATGACGCGAAGCTGGACCACCAACCCGTGGTGGCCATCGTGGGCCAGCAGAAGAGCATGGGCCTGGGCGGCCACTACCAACAGGAGGTGGACCTGCTCTCGCTCTTCAAGGACGTGGCCTCCGAGTACGTCACCCAGGTCAGCCACCCCTCGGCCATCCGCCACGCGGTGGACCGGGCCCTGCGCATCGCCCGGGCCGAGCGCACCGTGACGTGCGTCATCATCCCCAATGACATTCAAGAGGAGCCTTACCAGTCTCCGCCGCACAAGCACGGCTCCATCCACTCCAGCGTGGGCTACTGTGAGCCCCGCGTGATTCCCCAGGAGAAGGACCTGCGGCGCGCGGCGGACGTGCTCAACGCCGGCAAGAAGGTGGCGATGCTCGTGGGCGCGGGGGCCCTGGGCGCGGAGGAAGAGATCATCGAGGTGGCGGACCTGCTCGGCACGGGCGTGGCCAAGGCGCTGCTGGGCAAGGCGGTGCTGCCGGATGAGCTGCCCTTCGTCACCGGCTCCATCGGCCTGCTGGGCACCCGGCCCAGTTGGGACATGATGATGGGCTGCGACACCCTCCTCATGGTGGGCACCAGCTTCCCCTACTCGGAGTTCCTCCCTCCGGATGGCCAGGCGCGCGGGGTGCAGATCGACCTGGACGGCCGCATGCTCGCCATCCGCTACCCCATGGAAGTGCCGCTCACGGGAGACTCCAAGGAGACGCTGCGCGCGCTGATTCCCCTGCTCAAGCGCAAGGAGGACCGGGGCTGGCGCGAGTCGCTCGAGAAAGGCATCCGCCAGTGGTGGAAGGTGCTGGAGGGACAGGCGATGAACGCCGCGGACCCCCTCAACCCGCAGCGTGTCTTTTGGGAGCTGTCGCCGAAGCTGCCCGGCGACGTCATCCTCACGGCGGACTCGGGCTCGGCGACCAACTGGTTCGCGAGGGACCTCAAGGTGCGCAAGGGAATGATGGCTTCACTGTCGGGCAACCTGGCCACCATGGGGTGCGGCGTGCCGTATGCCATTGGCGCCAAGTTCGCCTTCCCGCACCGGCCCGTCATCGCCATGGTGGGCGATGGTGCCATGCAGATGAACGGCAACGCCGAGCTCATCACCGTGGCCAAATACTGGAAGGAGTGGAAGGACCCGCGCTTCATCGTGCTGGTGCTCAACAACCGCGACCTCAACCAGGTGACGTGGGAGCAGCGCGTGCTGGCGGGGGACCCGAAGCTCCCGGCCTCGCAAGACCTGCCCGACTTCCCCTATGCGCGGTACGCGGACTCCGTGGGGCTCAAGGGCATCCGCGTGGACCGGCCCGAGCAGCTCGCCCGCGCGTGGGACGAGGCCCTGAGCGCCAACAAGCCCGTGGTTTTCGAGGCGTACGTGGACCCGGACGTACCGCCCCTGCCCCCCCACATCTCCATCGAGCAGGCGAAGCACTTCGCCCAATCCATGATGAAGGGCGATGCGCACACCGGCGGAATCCTCCGGCAGTCCCTCAAGGGCATGATGGAGCAATTCAAGCCTCGGAAGGATTAG
- a CDS encoding heparinase II/III domain-containing protein, whose protein sequence is MKHFLTRGWALPWLVLLVSLPALAGPHPGLFFDTSQLEALRQKARTTHQAIYRPLLEGATSYLDSTVSASGLVTWKTTGKTLQLDRREVGNLLVVLAFVGQLSTDSRHLELAKAWLLTVSAWGNLDLDGTHDLIQAHLLGGVAVAYDLVAPKLSASEASRVRATLQQNANALTQSSKGGEWWADEYLQNHNWVNHAAIGLAALATRGELPDSTTQPWLELATGNARKVKRVLDLVTDGLWHEGFGYVTYGLSWHLPFVSALERVTGTDVGDLALVKAMPRAQAATQLPERPYQSLLLHGNFYAISKDMGLMPLRYAATRYRDPVAQATADTWLRGTTFSSYAPELNQRVFEFLFYDASLRPTDPRALPLDWYGDNQQAAVFRGGWDKGALLFALKNGPYGGTAGWQWLKSGMEPRGTLNISHDHADDNGFYLYGQGSWLAPEAPGYYIGHKSSPGPAANQTVFHNSLTIDGVGQLGEGVRDQSDSAASYSWHLERKGGIPFFGSSEHYGYTIGDGASLYASSFGLRRWDRHALFLDRKWVVLRDVVQASRAHVYRWSCHFMNDAAREGAWLHGRGENGQALGVAVVAPESFDATFTEQKPVHIQKFNATGSVTHAEVKPTTAAANVTFLTALVPTPELAWASRPMVKALDARTPDAGLKVTEGTATHHALFNDLPGQSRSAGGFRLEGLAGAVRYEGTTPTRVLLVQGTSLSDASRTLISQTDGIRVLEADGLATETLRLSGNSQGSPRVHAPLAIRVLWNGVEVPFHRDGDAIVVGKLDAPLPTGVTPVDSADPRSPVVLEPSSSDGSESLLPEGPPSAMPPLEAPEPEASRFRVGPSCAVGGGQLAFTWSLLALGGVLAGRRRRRTRPPAR, encoded by the coding sequence ATGAAGCACTTCCTCACGCGTGGGTGGGCGTTGCCCTGGCTGGTGCTGCTGGTGTCGCTCCCCGCGCTCGCGGGGCCCCACCCCGGCCTCTTCTTCGACACCTCCCAGCTCGAGGCGTTGCGCCAGAAGGCGCGGACGACCCATCAGGCCATCTACCGGCCCCTGCTCGAGGGCGCGACGAGCTACCTGGACAGCACCGTCTCGGCCTCGGGGCTCGTCACCTGGAAGACGACCGGGAAGACGCTGCAGTTGGATCGCCGCGAGGTGGGCAACCTGCTGGTGGTGCTCGCCTTCGTGGGGCAGCTGTCCACCGACAGCCGGCACCTCGAGCTGGCCAAGGCCTGGCTGCTGACGGTCTCCGCGTGGGGAAACCTGGACCTCGACGGCACGCATGACCTCATCCAGGCGCACCTGCTCGGCGGCGTCGCGGTGGCCTATGATCTGGTGGCCCCCAAGCTCTCCGCCTCCGAGGCCTCCCGCGTCCGCGCCACCCTCCAGCAGAACGCGAATGCCCTGACGCAGTCCTCCAAGGGCGGCGAGTGGTGGGCCGACGAGTACCTGCAGAACCACAACTGGGTGAACCATGCCGCCATCGGACTCGCGGCGCTCGCCACCCGGGGAGAGCTGCCAGACAGCACCACCCAGCCGTGGCTGGAGCTCGCCACCGGCAACGCGCGCAAGGTGAAGCGGGTGTTGGATCTGGTCACCGATGGCCTCTGGCACGAGGGCTTCGGCTACGTCACGTACGGGCTGAGCTGGCACCTGCCCTTCGTCAGCGCGCTCGAGCGCGTCACCGGCACGGACGTGGGCGACCTGGCCCTCGTGAAGGCGATGCCCCGCGCCCAGGCGGCCACCCAGCTCCCGGAGCGGCCCTACCAGTCCCTGCTCCTCCACGGGAACTTCTACGCCATCAGCAAGGACATGGGGCTGATGCCCCTGCGCTACGCCGCCACGCGCTACCGGGATCCGGTGGCCCAGGCCACGGCGGACACCTGGCTGCGCGGCACCACCTTCAGCAGCTACGCGCCCGAGCTCAACCAGCGCGTCTTCGAGTTCCTCTTCTACGACGCGTCCCTGCGCCCCACGGACCCACGCGCCCTGCCGCTGGACTGGTACGGCGACAATCAGCAGGCGGCCGTGTTCCGCGGCGGCTGGGACAAGGGCGCACTCCTGTTCGCGCTCAAGAACGGCCCCTATGGCGGCACGGCCGGATGGCAGTGGCTGAAGAGCGGCATGGAGCCTCGCGGCACCCTCAACATCAGCCACGACCACGCCGACGACAACGGCTTCTACCTGTACGGCCAGGGCTCCTGGCTCGCCCCCGAGGCCCCCGGTTACTACATCGGCCACAAGAGCTCACCGGGGCCCGCCGCCAACCAGACCGTCTTCCACAACTCGTTGACCATCGACGGCGTGGGCCAGCTCGGCGAGGGCGTGCGCGACCAGAGCGACTCCGCCGCCTCCTACAGCTGGCACCTCGAGCGCAAGGGCGGCATCCCCTTCTTCGGCTCCAGCGAGCACTACGGCTACACCATCGGCGACGGCGCCTCGCTCTACGCCTCGTCCTTTGGACTGCGCCGCTGGGACCGGCATGCCCTCTTCCTCGACCGCAAGTGGGTGGTGCTGCGGGACGTGGTGCAGGCCTCGCGCGCCCATGTGTACCGGTGGTCCTGCCACTTCATGAATGACGCGGCCCGCGAGGGCGCCTGGCTCCACGGGCGCGGCGAGAACGGCCAGGCCCTCGGCGTCGCGGTGGTGGCCCCCGAGTCCTTCGACGCCACCTTCACCGAGCAGAAGCCCGTCCACATCCAGAAGTTCAACGCCACCGGCTCCGTCACCCACGCCGAGGTGAAGCCCACCACCGCCGCCGCCAACGTCACCTTCCTCACCGCCCTGGTGCCCACGCCGGAGCTGGCCTGGGCCTCGCGCCCGATGGTGAAGGCACTCGATGCCCGGACGCCCGACGCCGGACTGAAGGTGACCGAGGGCACCGCCACCCACCACGCCCTCTTCAACGACCTGCCCGGACAGAGTCGGAGCGCGGGAGGCTTCCGGCTGGAGGGCCTCGCGGGTGCCGTGCGCTACGAGGGCACCACGCCCACCCGCGTGCTGCTCGTCCAGGGCACGAGCCTCTCCGATGCCTCGCGCACGCTCATCAGCCAGACGGACGGCATCCGGGTGCTGGAAGCGGACGGGCTCGCCACCGAGACGCTGCGGCTGTCCGGCAACAGCCAGGGCTCGCCCCGCGTCCATGCGCCCCTCGCCATCCGCGTCCTCTGGAATGGCGTGGAGGTCCCCTTCCATCGCGACGGTGACGCCATCGTGGTGGGGAAGCTCGACGCGCCGCTCCCCACCGGCGTCACGCCCGTGGACTCGGCCGATCCGCGGTCCCCGGTCGTCCTCGAGCCCTCGTCCTCCGACGGCTCCGAGTCCCTGCTCCCGGAAGGCCCCCCCTCGGCGATGCCGCCCCTCGAGGCCCCGGAGCCCGAGGCCTCTCGCTTCCGCGTGGGCCCGTCCTGTGCCGTGGGCGGAGGGCAGCTCGCCTTCACCTGGAGCCTGCTCGCCCTGGGCGGAGTGCTCGCCGGTCGCCGGCGTCGGCGGACGCGCCCGCCCGCGCGCTGA
- a CDS encoding LysR family transcriptional regulator: MKTVLFQQLHVFLAVARLQSFRGAARELGVSTAAVSQSVRQLEEHLGVVLLNRTSRSVALTDAGRRLVEEAGPGLAQAAAALHGASAQPGEAVGRLKLSVPRAAVPLLIAPVLPAFRARYPRVEVDVVVEQRLVDIVAEGYDAGVRLSETIERDMVHVRLTDPFRFVVVGAPAYFEKHAPPERPEDLLRHECIVLRSQTTGTPYAWELERGSRTWRVPVQGGVATNDEMTGVALAAQGVGLAYTLEPAIQEHLHSGRLVRVLEDYAPTVPGFFLYYPSRAQRSQPLRLFIEVAKELAGRTS; this comes from the coding sequence ATGAAGACTGTCCTCTTCCAGCAGCTCCACGTGTTCCTGGCCGTCGCGCGTCTCCAGAGCTTCCGTGGCGCGGCGCGCGAGCTCGGCGTCTCCACGGCAGCCGTGAGCCAGTCGGTGCGGCAGCTGGAGGAGCATCTGGGCGTGGTCCTGCTCAACCGCACCTCGCGCAGCGTGGCCCTGACGGACGCGGGGCGGCGGCTGGTGGAGGAGGCCGGTCCGGGCCTTGCCCAGGCCGCTGCTGCCCTCCACGGGGCCTCGGCCCAGCCCGGGGAGGCCGTCGGACGGCTGAAGCTGTCCGTGCCACGAGCGGCGGTGCCTCTCCTCATCGCGCCCGTGCTGCCAGCATTCCGGGCGCGATATCCCCGCGTGGAGGTGGACGTCGTCGTCGAACAGCGCCTCGTCGACATCGTCGCGGAGGGCTACGACGCCGGCGTGCGCCTGAGCGAGACCATCGAGCGCGACATGGTGCATGTGCGCCTGACCGACCCTTTCCGCTTCGTGGTGGTGGGTGCACCGGCCTACTTCGAGAAGCACGCCCCCCCAGAGCGCCCCGAGGACCTGCTCCGGCACGAATGCATCGTCCTGCGCTCACAGACGACCGGGACTCCCTATGCCTGGGAGCTGGAGCGCGGAAGCAGGACCTGGCGCGTCCCGGTGCAGGGCGGTGTCGCCACCAACGACGAGATGACCGGCGTGGCGCTCGCCGCCCAGGGCGTGGGGCTGGCGTACACCCTGGAGCCAGCCATCCAGGAGCATCTGCATTCCGGCCGCCTCGTGCGGGTGCTGGAGGACTACGCGCCCACCGTGCCTGGCTTCTTCCTCTACTACCCCAGCCGCGCACAGCGCTCGCAGCCCCTGCGCCTCTTCATCGAGGTAGCCAAGGAACTGGCCGGCAGGACGAGCTGA
- a CDS encoding isocitrate lyase/PEP mutase family protein → MTKTADFRRLHQSGILILANAWDAGSARLIESLGGKAVATTSAGVAWAWGYKDGHALPLERLLQTASAITRAIDVPLTLDMERGFGNTPEEVAAAVTSVARLGVAGVNIEDAGLPPENLVARIKAIRAALKREGLDIFINARTDVYLRGLVPESQRAAECIRRAGLYQEAGADGIFPAGMTDMGDIAAMVKGTRLPVNIMARPTLAPAAELEKLGVRRITAGSAISEAMYAHAARLAGGFLKDGLSAPVTAESMPYPQVNGLMKA, encoded by the coding sequence ATGACCAAGACCGCTGACTTCCGCCGCCTGCATCAGTCCGGCATCCTGATCCTGGCCAACGCCTGGGACGCCGGGAGCGCGCGCCTCATCGAGAGCCTGGGCGGCAAGGCCGTCGCCACCACCAGCGCCGGGGTCGCCTGGGCCTGGGGCTACAAAGACGGCCACGCCCTGCCGCTCGAACGCCTGCTGCAGACCGCCAGCGCCATCACCCGCGCCATCGATGTGCCCCTGACCCTCGACATGGAGCGCGGCTTCGGCAACACGCCGGAGGAAGTGGCCGCCGCCGTGACCTCCGTCGCGCGCCTGGGCGTCGCGGGCGTCAACATCGAGGATGCCGGCCTGCCACCCGAAAACCTCGTCGCCCGCATCAAAGCGATCCGCGCGGCCCTGAAGCGCGAAGGCCTCGACATCTTCATCAATGCCCGCACCGACGTCTATCTGCGCGGGCTTGTCCCCGAGAGCCAGCGTGCCGCCGAATGCATCCGCCGCGCCGGTCTCTATCAGGAGGCGGGCGCCGACGGCATCTTTCCCGCGGGCATGACCGACATGGGGGATATCGCCGCCATGGTGAAAGGCACCCGCCTGCCGGTGAACATCATGGCCCGCCCTACCCTCGCCCCCGCCGCCGAGTTGGAGAAGCTGGGAGTGCGGCGCATCACGGCGGGCAGCGCGATCTCCGAGGCCATGTACGCCCATGCGGCGCGGCTGGCGGGCGGTTTCCTGAAGGATGGGCTGTCGGCCCCGGTCACGGCCGAGTCGATGCCCTATCCGCAGGTGAACGGGCTGATGAAGGCCTGA
- a CDS encoding bifunctional 5,10-methylenetetrahydrofolate dehydrogenase/5,10-methenyltetrahydrofolate cyclohydrolase, whose protein sequence is MARIIDGTEISRVMREELAKQVAELRDSGVTPGLSVVLVGNNPASQAYVASKTRACEALGMKGQTLNLPEDVSKEELFAVIDRLNADPAVHGILVQLPLPAHLPYKAVLEHLHPDKDVDGFHPVNAGLAFVGDPRAFVPCTPAGIMEMLRRESIPTRGKHVVIVGRSLIVSKPLASLLMAPGPDATVTLTHRHTSDLASYTRQADILIVAVGKQNLITADMVKPGVVVIDVGQNRVPDESSPRGYRMVGDVDFDAIRLKAEAITPVPGGVGPMTITMLLANTLQAARQARQARDLPGSPR, encoded by the coding sequence ATGGCGCGGATCATTGATGGGACCGAAATCAGCCGGGTGATGCGGGAGGAGCTGGCGAAGCAGGTGGCGGAGCTCCGGGACTCCGGGGTGACACCCGGGCTCTCCGTGGTGCTGGTGGGCAACAACCCCGCGAGCCAGGCCTACGTGGCGAGCAAGACGCGGGCGTGCGAGGCCCTCGGCATGAAGGGCCAGACGCTCAACCTGCCGGAGGACGTGTCCAAGGAGGAGCTGTTCGCGGTCATCGACCGGCTGAACGCCGACCCGGCGGTGCACGGCATCCTCGTGCAGCTCCCGCTCCCGGCCCATCTGCCCTACAAGGCCGTGCTGGAGCACCTCCACCCGGACAAGGACGTGGACGGCTTCCACCCGGTGAACGCCGGGCTGGCCTTCGTGGGCGACCCCCGGGCCTTCGTGCCCTGTACCCCGGCCGGCATCATGGAGATGCTCCGCCGGGAGAGCATCCCCACCCGGGGCAAGCACGTCGTCATCGTGGGGCGCAGCCTCATCGTCAGCAAGCCGTTGGCCTCGCTGCTGATGGCCCCCGGGCCCGACGCCACGGTGACGCTCACGCACCGGCACACGTCGGACCTCGCCTCGTACACGAGGCAGGCGGACATCCTCATCGTCGCGGTGGGGAAGCAGAACCTCATCACCGCCGACATGGTGAAGCCCGGCGTCGTCGTCATCGACGTGGGGCAGAACCGCGTCCCCGACGAATCCTCCCCTCGCGGCTACCGGATGGTGGGAGACGTGGACTTCGACGCCATCCGCCTGAAGGCCGAGGCCATCACGCCCGTGCCCGGCGGCGTGGGCCCGATGACCATCACGATGCTGCTCGCGAACACCCTTCAGGCCGCGCGACAGGCGCGGCAGGCGCGCGACCTGCCGGGAAGCCCGCGTTGA
- a CDS encoding trypsin-like serine protease, with protein MPYQRTPSRRPLGRGLGAMFLTLGLSASLGACTEVPASSEPEPLAGQSQSIKNGTVWNPWTQSTQTWTRNVVRIPGCTGTLLNREWVITATHCFPNGPTTDPATLTASLTLADGSVASSRAVELLFHPQYASGVDVALLRLEDPIDPGVASLPLYSGTTASLLGKSVFCAGYGAIATGGTCTDGSDCASNQFCKWGVCMTRNDGPLRTAWFNIIQDTVDPVMWYQFDVPNASGQMELPGDSGSSCWDGTGLTGIMKAGNTTNYNRQTSAEAFRDWVNGIATPTQLKVVNQPGASCRTVQGGQLSYGTDGEAFNAGSGLTQLVCPIQRTGDAGYANVLDMPRLFVLDRHASADVCCHLQSKNPSGKLITTTDVCSSGSSSGYQALTLPSVYDNTTWSQFSLVCSVPGSTALGLSGIQTYRPRLSMR; from the coding sequence ATGCCCTATCAACGAACCCCTTCCCGCCGGCCCCTGGGCCGCGGGCTCGGCGCGATGTTCCTGACGCTCGGCCTCTCGGCCTCCCTCGGCGCCTGTACCGAGGTACCCGCCTCCTCCGAGCCCGAGCCGCTCGCCGGGCAATCCCAATCCATCAAGAACGGCACCGTCTGGAACCCCTGGACGCAGAGCACCCAGACCTGGACGCGCAACGTGGTCCGGATTCCCGGTTGCACCGGCACGCTGCTCAATCGCGAGTGGGTCATCACCGCCACCCACTGCTTCCCCAACGGCCCCACCACGGACCCCGCGACGCTCACCGCCAGCCTCACCCTCGCCGATGGCAGCGTGGCGAGCTCGCGCGCCGTCGAGCTCCTCTTCCATCCGCAGTACGCCTCGGGCGTGGACGTGGCGCTCCTGCGCCTCGAGGACCCCATCGACCCGGGTGTCGCCTCGCTGCCCCTCTATTCCGGCACCACCGCGTCGCTCCTTGGCAAGAGCGTGTTCTGCGCCGGCTACGGGGCCATCGCCACCGGAGGCACCTGCACCGACGGCTCGGATTGCGCGTCCAACCAGTTCTGCAAGTGGGGCGTGTGCATGACCAGGAATGACGGGCCCCTGCGCACCGCCTGGTTCAACATCATCCAGGACACGGTCGACCCGGTCATGTGGTACCAGTTCGACGTCCCCAACGCCTCGGGCCAGATGGAGCTGCCCGGCGACTCGGGCTCGAGCTGCTGGGACGGCACCGGCCTCACCGGCATCATGAAGGCCGGCAACACGACGAACTACAACCGTCAGACCAGCGCCGAGGCCTTCCGCGACTGGGTCAACGGCATCGCCACCCCGACGCAGCTCAAGGTGGTCAATCAGCCGGGAGCCTCCTGCCGCACCGTGCAGGGCGGACAGCTGAGCTACGGCACCGACGGCGAGGCCTTCAACGCGGGCAGCGGCCTCACGCAGCTCGTCTGCCCCATTCAGCGCACCGGGGATGCCGGGTATGCGAACGTCCTCGATATGCCCCGCCTGTTCGTGCTGGATCGCCACGCGTCCGCGGACGTGTGCTGCCACCTCCAGTCGAAGAATCCCAGCGGCAAGCTCATCACCACCACCGACGTCTGCTCGAGCGGCTCGAGCAGCGGCTACCAGGCGCTGACGCTGCCGTCCGTCTACGACAACACCACCTGGAGCCAGTTCAGCCTCGTCTGCTCCGTCCCGGGGAGCACCGCGCTCGGCCTCTCCGGCATCCAGACCTACCGGCCGCGTCTGTCCATGCGCTGA